In Pectinophora gossypiella chromosome 5, ilPecGoss1.1, whole genome shotgun sequence, a genomic segment contains:
- the LOC126366715 gene encoding uncharacterized protein LOC126366715 yields the protein MGSGQSVRATHFQNKNARKEPAPDPDDEPETHHISISNKMVERLVEDAALSGGTKTVTVAQTPKKTRSDHKERVLIERLRSLDDAHSERTGLTMDEVKATAKRVEMRTSNLSSVEPVCAEYADRVIECYLNSPKPQDASQCWDTVANFSRCVQESATHRLRARTEKEARDAERRSRNISQALPALQDHISAPPEIHS from the exons atgGGTAGTGGGCAGTCGGTGCGCGCCACCCACTTCCAGAACAAGAACGCGAGGAAAGAACCAGCGCCGGATCCTGATGACGAGCCAGAGACGCACCACATCAGCATCTCTAACAAGATG GTGGAGCGCCTAGTGGAGGATGCGGCGCTATCAGGCGGCACCAAGACTGTTACGGTTGCGCAGACGCCGAAAAAGACCCGCAGCGACCACAAGGAGCGCGTGCTCATTGAGAGACTGCGCAGTTTGGATGATGCGCACTCCGAGAGAACTGG GCTAACAATGGACGAAGTGAAGGCAACAGCGAAGCGTGTAGAGATGCGCACGTCGAACTTGTCGTCTGTGGAGCCGGTGTGCGCCGAGTACGCAGACCGCGTCATCGAGTGCTACCTCAATAGCCCCAAACCGCAGGACGCCAGCCAGTGTTGGGATACTGTTG CAAACTTCTCAAGGTGCGTGCAGGAGTCGGCGACACATCGCCTGCGCGCGCGCACGGAGAAGGAGGCGCGCGACGCCGAGCGGCGCTCGCGCAACATCTCGCAGGCCTTGCCCGCGCTGCAAGACCACATCTCCGCGCCGCCGGAGATACACTCTTGA